From Theileria annulata chromosome 1, complete sequence, *** SEQUENCING IN PROGRESS ***, one genomic window encodes:
- a CDS encoding molecular chaperone, putative (Tap349e08.q2ks7.cand.8 - score = 33.14): MFFGGFPFDGMPGGGMPHSRSKEPVDTEKLYKLLDLSKDCSDSEIKKAYRKLAIKHHPDKGGDPEKFKEISKAYEILSDPDKRRIYDEHGEEGLDGSYTATDASDIFDLFFGGSRKPKGKKRGEDIVSHLKVSLEQIYNGTMRKLAINKDIICNGCDGHGGPKDSFVTCTSCNGQGIRVQIRQMGSMIHQTQTTCSSCNGQGKSLPESKRCKNCNGKGVKQTKKILEVFVEKGVPDQHKITFHGEADERPNEIPGSVIFIINQNPHDTFKRNGNDLFMTKSIPLYQALTGCTFYLTHLDDRILKINVIPQLHYTTPAGEVVKPGSCKVITGEGMPIYKSAYGKGNLYVTFDVIFPVGRTFSPSEKEMLLELFPFTPETPAKPDTQVDEYTAQHFDLDDYKSSDNSREYEEEEGGHGDRVQCRQQ; this comes from the exons ATGTTCTTTGGAGGTTTCCCATTTGACGGAATGCCAGGAGGCGGTATGCCTCATAGCAGATCGAAAGAG CCTGTAGACACCGAGAAACTGTATAAACTACTCGATTTATCGAAGGACTGCTCCGACAGCGAAATCAAAAAGGCATACAGAAAACTCGCCATCAAACATCATCCAGATAAAGGTGGAGATCCCGAAAAATTCAAAGAAATCTCCAAAGC ATATGAGATATTGTCTGACCCAGACAAGCGCAGAATATACGACGAACACGGCGAAGAAGGACTTGACGGAAGCTACACTGCAACAGACGCTTCTGAC ATATTTGACTTATTTTTTGGCGGATCTCGTAAACCGAAGGGTAAAAAACGCGGTGAAGATATTGTATCTCACCTCAAAGTATCATTAGAACAg ATATATAACGGTACGATGAGAAAATTGGCGATAAATAAGGACATCATTTGCAATGGCTGTGACGGACATGGAGGACCGAAGGACTCGTTTGTAACATGTACCTCCTGTAACGGACAAGGAATTAGGGTCCAGATTCGTCAAATGGGTTCGATGATTCATCAGACTCAGACGACATGTTCGAGCTGTAACGGACAGGGGAAATCACTACCAGAGTCTAAGCGGTGCAAAAATTGCAACGGTAAAGGAGTGAAGCAGACGAAGAAAATACTAGAGGTTTTCGTAGAAAAGGGTGTCCCAGACCAACACAAAATCACATTTCACGGCGAGGCTGACGAAAGACCCAATGAAATCCCAGGCTCAGTCATCTTCATCATTAACCAAAACCCACACGACACATTCAAAAGGAACGGAAACGACCTGTTCATGACCAAATCCATTCCACTGTATCAAGCTTTGACGGGATGCACCTTCTATCTCACACATCTGGATGATCGTATTCTCAAAATCAACGTAATTCCACAGCTACATTACAca ACGCCTGCTGGCGAGGTTGTGAAGCCAGGATCATGTAAAGTAATAACTGGGGAGGGCATGCCGATATATAAGAGTGCGTATGGGAAGGGGAACCTCTACGTTACATTCGACGTGATATTCCCAGTTGGGAGAACTTTCAGCCCCAGTGAGAAGGAAATGCTTCTAGAGCTGTTCCCCTTTACTCCAGAGACGCCAGCAAAGCCTGACACGCAAGTCGACGAGTACACCGCACAGCACTTTGACCTCGACGACTACAAGTCCTCCGATAACTCGAGAGAATATGAAGAGGAAGAGGGCGGCCATGGCGATAGGGTTCAGTGCAGACAGCAATAA
- a CDS encoding rhoptry-associated protein, putative (Tap349e08.q2ks7.cand.6 - score = 49.03;~Signal peptide predicted for TA05870 by SignalP 2.0 HMM (Signal peptide probability 0.938, signal anchor probability 0.000) with cleavage site probability 0.522 between residues 22 and 23), producing the protein MSIQSVLIILLLSKTLVKQSNAVINQKRPSELGAKNEFFENTEGDNTDSFVNKNSNNSVQSEIGNLERAFSKGTKTINETASSVFEAFSNGLGLLVSGSGVFGDKADQLITEGIGTTGRIIDRTKDVTRGVTELLEDTSVEFDSRVGSKENLDKFNHYMSHYLTQNKNKVDDKLGKENLMGEKYYNLYCQRCLQGDCLTFDNFKVADMGNNIKLFLPSLVQVSVALYLFKESVNNEYNFITTLLRRTNYNSTEFFILVLARHNLKKREFLNSNDEGVNTFYYKATLLYKKFTSESKIKNQLDSKKTLTTVLGFFVKSDLIKVAQMSTFGSDIKLDGDELNQLTVNFKNYLMNDSEEFNYLSDSYANLCRDCLQGSYEENMFNTEMMDYLIEGKYDADDICDGQEEECLVMLDKYVERCKGGDCYTLDSVNLMENIRLRVLMPNIPQAKLALRIFRRSKAHRAGNFLVGLMKRLFRMETHRTLRTFILMLAKHNVKMSYYNNEAEKVINRFLYQSTLFFVRFLTVSKLVTFYSLGKFTLWLFSFGRYKYLKELAKDITFGNKIVLTHDLSTVMVKYSDYLVKFNQKKLHTIARYFASMCREVVMKHVNVDKISADMFDTMEEIKPTDICGKSEKLDCPTLVQIFLDRCKNGDCYTLDSKNYFTLNRMTKLTLPILHQVDAAIYVFNNSSSNKGRFTRLVKSIGSVADIDPFIQFYRNLVNHNSKLITYKSLDNEVLNRYLFNSAVYYKFISDKHLLDSVDSEFLREFNHTSEKVEMFMNRTLRSLVGAERIRLKGIDLDEVFKIYRKYFYTTQVVTNQQGLELFIQSCQKVIQLFKSMQNDDSKFEQYVKSLRE; encoded by the coding sequence ATGTCAATACAGAGtgttctaataattttgttacTAAGTAAAACCCTGGTAAAACAGTCTAATGCAGTGATAAACCAGAAAAGGCCCAGTGAACTGGGGgctaaaaatgaatttttcGAAAACACAGAGGGCGACAATACAGACAGCTTCgtaaataaaaattccaACAATAGTGTCCAAAGCGAGATTGGAAACCTCGAAAGGGCATTTTCTAAGGGAACCAAAACAATTAATGAAACAGCCTCATCAGTTTTTGAGGCATTTTCTAATGGACTTGGGTTACTGGTAAGCGGGAGTGGTGTGTTTGGAGACAAGGCAGACCAACTAATAACGGAAGGAATTGGGACTACTGGACGTATTATTGATCGGACGAAGGATGTAACTAGGGGTGTGACTGAGTTATTGGAGGACACAAGTGTCGAGTTTGACTCTAGAGTAGGTTCAAAGGAAAATTTGGATAAGTTCAACCATTACATGAGCCACTATTTGACTCAAAACAAGAATAAAGTGGATGATAAGCTTGGTAAGGAAAATTTGATGGGAGAGAAATATTACAATCTGTACTGCCAAAGATGTCTTCAGGGCGACTGTCTCACTTTTGACAATTTTAAAGTTGCCGATATgggtaataatattaagcTTTTTTTACCAAGTTTGGTCCAGGTTAGTGTTGCGTTATACCTGTTTAAGGAATCTGTAAACAATGAATATAACTTTATTACCACTCTTTTGAGAAGAACGAACTACAACTCTACCGAGTTTTTCATACTGGTGCTCGCTAGGCATAATTTAAAGAAGCGTGAATTCCTCAACTCTAACGATGAAGGTGTTAATACCTTCTACTATAAAGCCACACTGCTTTATAAAAAGTTCACGAGTGAGTCAAAGATAAAGAACCAACTAGACTCGAAAAAAACTTTGACGACAGTTTTGGGCTTTTTTGTGAAGTCTGACCTTATAAAGGTAGCTCAAATGTCGACATTCGGCTCTGACATAAAACTTGACGGTGATGAACTGAATCAGTTGACTGTCAACTTCAAGAATTACTTAATGAATGATTCTGAGGAGTTTAATTACCTCTCAGACTCCTATGCTAACCTTTGCAGAGATTGTCTACAGGGCAGTTATGAGGAGAACATGTTCAACACTGAGATGATGGATTATCTTATTGAGGGCAAATATGATGCTGATGACATTTGTGATGGGCAAGAAGAGGAATGTCTTGTTATGTTGGATAAGTATGTTGAGCGTTGCAAGGGTGGTGATTGCTACACTCTTGACTCCGTTAACTTGATGGAAAATATTCGTCTCAGAGTGTTGATGCCGAATATTCCACAAGCTAAACTCGCACTCAGAATCTTCCGACGCAGTAAAGCTCACAGAGCTGGCAACTTTCTAGTTGGATTAATGAAACGTCTGTTTCGAATGGAAACACACAGGACTCTACGTACATTCATTCTTATGTTGGCGAAACATAATGTGAAAATGtcatattataataatgagGCTGAAAAGGTTATTAACCGTTTCCTATACCAGTCaacattattttttgttagATTTTTAACTGTTTCCAAATTAGTAACATTTTACTCTTTGGGTAAGTTCACTTTATGGTTATTCTCATTTGGGAGATATAAATACCTGAAAGAACTAGCAAAGGACATAACATTTGGGAATAAAATTGTCTTAACTCATGATTTATCAACTGTAATGGTGAAATACAGTGATTATCTCGTCAAGTTTAACCAGAAGAAATTACATACAATAGCTAGATACTTTGCTTCGATGTGTAGGGAGGTGGTAATGAAGCATGTGAATGTGGATAAGATTAGTGCTGACATGTTTGACACTATGGAGGAGATTAAGCCTACTGATATTTGTGGCAAGAGTGAGAAGCTTGATTGTCCCACTCTAGTCCAAATATTCCTTGACCGTTGTAAGAACGGTGATTGCTATACTCTTGACTCCAAGAATTACTTTACTTTAAATCGCATGACTAAATTAACTCTACCTATACTACACCAGGTTGATGCTGCTATTTATGTATTCAACAATAGCAGTTCCAATAAGGGTAGATTTACCAGACTCGTCAAGTCCATAGGGTCTGTTGCAGATATAGATCCTTTTATACAGTTTTACAGGAATTTGGTAAATCACAACTCTAAGTTAATCACTTATAAATCATTAGATAATGAGGTGCTTAATAGATATCTTTTCAACTCTGCAGTTTATTACAAGTTCATCAGTGATAAGCATTTGCTGGACTCGGTGGACTCTGAATTTCTCCGGGAGTTTAATCATACTTCCGAGAAAGTTGAAATGTTTATGAATCGTACTTTGAGGTCTCTTGTTGGTGCTGAACGAATCAGACTAAAAGGCATTGACCTCGATGAAGTTTTCAAAATATATCGTAAATACTTTTACACTACTCAAGTCGTCACAAATCAACAAGGGCTTGAACTCTTTATTCAATCCTGTCAAAAAGTTATACAACTCTTCAAAAGCATGCAAAATGATGATTCGAAATTCGAACAATACGTTAAATCTCTTCgagaataa
- a CDS encoding uncharacterized protein (Tap349e08.q2ks7.cand.7 - score = 38.76) — protein sequence MSLQSLIDEFIKLDEFSSPSKDLITSILLNPEVPLSLQLRALYYCRDLPEEDCSKILISALDVHFDTFMRHEIAYVIGQSGCFSASKKLAELVEDVTEDPMVRHEAIEALAALKSKDHIHLIKKYCDDENRAVRDTCNLALHTLINAEDSNTEGCTSFPISSSPYRAIDPVRTDSVDESDLNSLSEILFNQSLPLYKRYEALYKIRGISGDEAAKIIGEALVKDKVSEVFRHECAFVLGQMQSVAPVKSLIECLRNRNEEPMARHEAALALGSCASLYCQEQTEGFEDWEKLIVEVLEEFLQDEVKVVSDSCLVAMDYINESKHELTAH from the exons ATGAGTCTTCAATCATTGATAGATGAGTTTATTAAGTTGGACGAGTTTTCATCACCTTCAAAGGACCTTATAACGTCAATTCTTCTTAACCCTGAGGTCCCACTTTCACTTCAGCTTAGAGCACTTTACTACTGCAGGGATCTTCCCGAGGAAGATTGTTCCAAAATTCTAATTTCAGCTCTCGATGTTCATTTTGACACTTTTATGAG acATGAGATCGCATACGTTATTGGCCAATCTGGCTGTTTTAGTGCCTCTAAGAAACTCGCTGAACTTGTAGAAGATGTGACTGAGGATCCCATGGTCCGACATGAA GCTATTGAGGCTCTAGCTGCACTAAAATCCAAAGATCATATTCATCTC ATAAAGAAGTATTGTGATGATGAGAACAGAGCAGTTAGGGATACTTGTAACTTGGCATTACATACGTTGATAAATGCTGAGGACTCGAACACTGAGGGTTGTACCTCATTTCCAATTTCCTCTTCACCTTACAGAGCTATTGATCCAGTGCGAACAGACTCAGTGGATGAGTCCGACCTGAATTCACTATCCGAAATTCTATTCAATCAGTCATTACCACTATATAAGAG ATATGAGGCgttgtataaaattagagGAATTTCAGGAGATGAAGCGGCTAAG ATAATAGGAGAAGCTCTGGTTAAAGATAAGGTTTCGGAAGTATTTAGGCATGAGTGTGCGTTTGTGCTTGGACAAATGCAATCAGTAGCTCCAGTTAAGTCACTGATCGAGTGTTTAAGGAACAGAAATGAGGAGCCTATGGCAAGGCATGAAGCTGCTCTTGCACTGGGCTCATGCGCCTCACTTTATTGCCAAGAACAAACGGAGGGGTTTGAAGATTGGGAAAAGTTGATTGTTGAGGTTTTGGAGGAGTTTCTTCAGGACGAAGTTAAGGTCGTCTCTGACAGCTGTTTAGTTGCCATggattatataaatgaaagTAAACACGAGCTAACTGCACACTAA